One Calonectris borealis chromosome 16, bCalBor7.hap1.2, whole genome shotgun sequence DNA window includes the following coding sequences:
- the IL4R gene encoding interleukin-4 receptor subunit alpha isoform X2 — translation MAAGHVQEFACFTDYDKELVCHWKVPAQTNCSKEFLLYYGNEFLCLPNRVCVPENGKDSLRCTCTICPDYFVSGLTYILALQFNGTDMWNYSVTPALVVKPRAPKNLAIEKVENGNFNLSWEESYSPPSMLSGQPVIYEVKYWRKQHPTEVSVKAINYQAKSFEITASSLRKGYDYIASVRCNYIDYPAYWSEWSEEVEFHYDYQVTAEDILQTAVPVSCILIMAVSVICYFCFMKVKKEWWDQIPNPAKSHLVVKNVKFSVLCYIDEIKFPFHDLKQSHMENQISCKNCLAQSLSSQNFKGKDNIRNVAKSCSCHSKSGEWFPKGSSAVLTPETILVEESIEICECLTDIEAESQEGTSDQITMFEPCESSVSAFREHTEHNDALASMFIELLADENNMQDNKDPDIITGENKTFEKLESGNPSQQNPKESAAQSQQPCDISHTVSLFTKASQDDYNCSTASKKSEQSEESFESGYQSSSINSASLDARDLQRMVHQSLFPCSSESQHDSCILIQESPNKPSFGTKKDKISNPAHQSFDTLVSPSMGLCSSAYKSFDTLISPSMESCGSAYKSCDTLMSPSVEPCGSAYKSCDTLMSPSVEPCGSAYKSFDILVSAFKEPSSSVCKSFDTLMSQPMANSSLILCFGDVCSSPPLTEFSETPEPSCRDQIYRPPSSQTCYTNYGSPCTELDFQNTCSERTDFPSFSTRANDSASAFLPEEEIHKQITYQNVQKKANIISCPIGPRPSGYQPFDNAVKCNGTYCDNDSDVISKSLYEPFIRLLYNNLRETPPDAIICEPDRRTDDHVCLIVQGFDCSIVPGENVTHTSDGSLWIINSNELSSDSKDENTSRDKQLLHLLELNCQDFNSREKTITGTKPNSFNYTGRGMQESSSNRLNTDFHCHTHNHLRKFGNTEENKEVIKHAVGRRCGSAATLPEESLDSIGLNLERKTAEPLELLVLDKLSPSLFVDDSRPSGSHTIHSGGSRLAPSVKKRPVELLRENNRKNEKKMKLVQALAQEDNCYMKVA, via the exons ATGGCTGCAGGACATGTACAGGAATTTGCATGCTTCACCGACTATGACAAAGAGCTGGTTTGTCACTGGAAGGTGCCTGCACAAACGAATTGCTCCAAAGAATTCCTGCTCTACTACGGGAATGAATTTCTTTGTCTGCC aAATCGTGTGTGTGTCCCTGAGAATGGAAAAGACAGTTTAAGGTGCACTTGCACAATATGTCCGGATTATTTTGTATCAGGCCTCACGTATATTTTAGCTCTGCAGTTCAATGGGACTGATATGTGGAATTACAGTGTTACACCAGCCCTGGTTG TTAAGCCAAGGGCCCCCAAAAATCTTGCCATTGAGAAAGTTGAAAATGGTAATTTCAATctgagctgggaggagagctACTCTCCTCCATCCATGCTCTCTGGACAGCCAGTCATCTATGAAGTGAAATACTGGAGGAAGCAGCACCCGACAGAG GTTTCTGTAAAAGCAATTAACTACCAGgcaaaaagctttgaaattaCTGCAAGCTCATTGAGGAAAGGCTATGATTACATTGCAAGTGTAAGATGTAACTATATAGACTACCCAGCCTACTGGAGTGAATGGAGTGAAGAAGTTGAATTTCACTATG ATTACCAAGTAACAGCTGAAGACATTCTGCAGACGGCTGTTCCCGTATCCTGCATACTGATCATGGCAGTATCTGTCATTTGTTACTTCTGTTTTATGAA AGTGAAGAAAGAATGGTGGGATCAAATCCCAAATCCAGCAAAGAGCCATTTGGTCGTAAAAAATGTCAAG TTTTCAGTTTTGTGCTACATTGATGAAATTAAGTTCCCTTTCCATGACTTAAAGCAGAGTCATATGGAAAACCAAAT AAGTTGCAAGAACTGCCTGGCTCAAAGTTTGTCAAGCCAAAACTTCAAGGGAAAAGATAACATCAGAAATGTTGCGAAATCTTGCAGTTGCCACAGCAAGTCTGGAGAGTGGTTTCCAAAAGGCAGCAGTGCAGTGTTAACCCCTGAGACAATTCTGGTTGAAGAGtctatagaaatctgtgaatgtTTAACAGACATTGAGGCTGAGAGCCAGGAAGGGACTAGTGACCAGATCACCATGTTTGAGCCTTGTGAGAGCAGTGTCAGTGCTTTCAGAGAGCACACTGAACACAATGATGCACTAGCTAGTATGTTTATTGAGCTCCTGGCAGATGAAAACAACATGCAAGACAATAAAGACCCAGACATCATCACAGGTGAGAATAAAACCTTTGAGAAACTTGAGTCAGGAAATCCATCACAGCAAAATCCGAAAGAAAGCGCAGCCCAGAGTCAGCAGCCATGTGATATTTCTCATACAGTCTCCCTTTTCACCAAAGCCTCTCAAGATGACTACAATTGTAGTACAGCCAGCAAGAAGTCAGAACAATCAGAAGAATCATTTGAATCTGGCTATCAGAGCTCCAGCATAAATTCTGCTTCTCTGGATGCAAGAGATCTTCAACGTATGGTTCATCAAAGCCTTTTTCCATGCAGTTCTGAAAGTCAGCATGACTCGTGTATCCTGATCCAGGAATCTCCAAATAAACCATCCTTTGGgaccaaaaaagacaaaataagcaACCCTGCACACCAGAGTTTTGATACCCTTGTGTCTCCATCCATGGGGCTGTGTAGCTCTGCATATAAGAGCTTTGACACCCTTATCTCTCCATCCATGGAGTCCTGTGGTTCTGCCTACAAGAGCTGTGACACCCTCATGTCTCCATCCGTGGAGCCCTGTGGTTCTGCCTACAAGAGCTGTGACACCCTTATGTCTCCGTCTGTGGAGCCCTGTGGTTCTGCATACAAGAGCTTTGATATTCTTGTGTCTGCGTTCAAGGAACCAAGTAGCTCTGTCTGTAAGAGCTTTGATACCCTTATGTCTCAGCCTATGGCTAACAGTAGCCTGATTCTCTGTTTTGGAGATGTGTGCTCCTCACCACCTTTGACAGAGTTTTCAGAGACACCAGAACCTAGCTGCAGAGATCAAATTTATCGACCCCCTAGCAGTCAGACATGTTACACCAACTATGGATCTCCCTGCACTGAGCTTGATTTTCAAAACACTTGTTCAGAACGTACTGATTTTCCATCTTTCTCCACACGTGCAAATGACAGTGCTTCAGCTTTCCTACCAGAGGAAGAAATACATAAGCAAATAACATATCAAAATGTTCAAAAGAAAGCCAATATTATTTCTTGCCCCATTGGACCTCGACCGTCTGGTTATCAACCTTTTGATAATGCAGTTAAATGTAATGGTACGTACTGTGACAATGACAGTGACGTTATCTCTAAGTCACTGTATGAACCCTTCATTCGTCTTTTGTACAACAATCTGAGAGAAACACCTCCAGATGCCATAATCTGTGAACCTGACCGGAGGACAGATGACCATGTATGTTTGATTGTCCAGGGTTTTGACTGCAGCATTGTCCCAGGTGAGAATGTCACACACACCAGTGATGGCAGCCTTTGGATCATCAACTCTAATGAGCTGTCTAGTGATAGCAAAGATGAAAATACCAGCAGAGACAAACAGCTGTTGCATTTGTTAGAGCTGAACTGTCAAGATtttaacagcagagaaaaaactaTAACGGGGACGAAACCTAACAGCTTTAACTATACTGGTAGAGGAATGCAAGAGAGCAGCAGTAACAGACTAAATACTGACTTTCACTGCCACACACACAACCACCTGAGGAAATTtggaaatacagaggaaaataaagagGTGATAAAGCATGCGGTAGGCAGGAGGTGTGGCTCAGCAGCTACCTTACCAGAAGAATCACTGGACAGCATTGGGCTAAACTTAGAGAGAAAAACTGCAGAGCCCCTGGAGCTCCTGGTCTTAGACAAGTTGTCACCTTCTCTTTTTGTGGATGATTCCCGTCCTTCTGGTTCTCACACCATTCATAGTGGGGGTTCCAGACTGGCaccttcagttaaaaaaagaccGGTGGAACTATTGAGGGAAAACAacaggaagaatgagaaaaaaatgaaacttgtaCAAGCCCTTGCACAGGAGGACAACTGCTACATGAAGGTAGCCTAG
- the IL4R gene encoding interleukin-4 receptor subunit alpha isoform X1 produces MMAKLPRAALHALWILFFSYTTNEVMAAGHVQEFACFTDYDKELVCHWKVPAQTNCSKEFLLYYGNEFLCLPNRVCVPENGKDSLRCTCTICPDYFVSGLTYILALQFNGTDMWNYSVTPALVVKPRAPKNLAIEKVENGNFNLSWEESYSPPSMLSGQPVIYEVKYWRKQHPTEVSVKAINYQAKSFEITASSLRKGYDYIASVRCNYIDYPAYWSEWSEEVEFHYDYQVTAEDILQTAVPVSCILIMAVSVICYFCFMKVKKEWWDQIPNPAKSHLVVKNVKFSVLCYIDEIKFPFHDLKQSHMENQISCKNCLAQSLSSQNFKGKDNIRNVAKSCSCHSKSGEWFPKGSSAVLTPETILVEESIEICECLTDIEAESQEGTSDQITMFEPCESSVSAFREHTEHNDALASMFIELLADENNMQDNKDPDIITGENKTFEKLESGNPSQQNPKESAAQSQQPCDISHTVSLFTKASQDDYNCSTASKKSEQSEESFESGYQSSSINSASLDARDLQRMVHQSLFPCSSESQHDSCILIQESPNKPSFGTKKDKISNPAHQSFDTLVSPSMGLCSSAYKSFDTLISPSMESCGSAYKSCDTLMSPSVEPCGSAYKSCDTLMSPSVEPCGSAYKSFDILVSAFKEPSSSVCKSFDTLMSQPMANSSLILCFGDVCSSPPLTEFSETPEPSCRDQIYRPPSSQTCYTNYGSPCTELDFQNTCSERTDFPSFSTRANDSASAFLPEEEIHKQITYQNVQKKANIISCPIGPRPSGYQPFDNAVKCNGTYCDNDSDVISKSLYEPFIRLLYNNLRETPPDAIICEPDRRTDDHVCLIVQGFDCSIVPGENVTHTSDGSLWIINSNELSSDSKDENTSRDKQLLHLLELNCQDFNSREKTITGTKPNSFNYTGRGMQESSSNRLNTDFHCHTHNHLRKFGNTEENKEVIKHAVGRRCGSAATLPEESLDSIGLNLERKTAEPLELLVLDKLSPSLFVDDSRPSGSHTIHSGGSRLAPSVKKRPVELLRENNRKNEKKMKLVQALAQEDNCYMKVA; encoded by the exons ATGATGGCAAAACTCCCAAGAGCTGCACTGCATGCCCTGTGGatccttttcttttcatatacAACAAATGAAG TTATGGCTGCAGGACATGTACAGGAATTTGCATGCTTCACCGACTATGACAAAGAGCTGGTTTGTCACTGGAAGGTGCCTGCACAAACGAATTGCTCCAAAGAATTCCTGCTCTACTACGGGAATGAATTTCTTTGTCTGCC aAATCGTGTGTGTGTCCCTGAGAATGGAAAAGACAGTTTAAGGTGCACTTGCACAATATGTCCGGATTATTTTGTATCAGGCCTCACGTATATTTTAGCTCTGCAGTTCAATGGGACTGATATGTGGAATTACAGTGTTACACCAGCCCTGGTTG TTAAGCCAAGGGCCCCCAAAAATCTTGCCATTGAGAAAGTTGAAAATGGTAATTTCAATctgagctgggaggagagctACTCTCCTCCATCCATGCTCTCTGGACAGCCAGTCATCTATGAAGTGAAATACTGGAGGAAGCAGCACCCGACAGAG GTTTCTGTAAAAGCAATTAACTACCAGgcaaaaagctttgaaattaCTGCAAGCTCATTGAGGAAAGGCTATGATTACATTGCAAGTGTAAGATGTAACTATATAGACTACCCAGCCTACTGGAGTGAATGGAGTGAAGAAGTTGAATTTCACTATG ATTACCAAGTAACAGCTGAAGACATTCTGCAGACGGCTGTTCCCGTATCCTGCATACTGATCATGGCAGTATCTGTCATTTGTTACTTCTGTTTTATGAA AGTGAAGAAAGAATGGTGGGATCAAATCCCAAATCCAGCAAAGAGCCATTTGGTCGTAAAAAATGTCAAG TTTTCAGTTTTGTGCTACATTGATGAAATTAAGTTCCCTTTCCATGACTTAAAGCAGAGTCATATGGAAAACCAAAT AAGTTGCAAGAACTGCCTGGCTCAAAGTTTGTCAAGCCAAAACTTCAAGGGAAAAGATAACATCAGAAATGTTGCGAAATCTTGCAGTTGCCACAGCAAGTCTGGAGAGTGGTTTCCAAAAGGCAGCAGTGCAGTGTTAACCCCTGAGACAATTCTGGTTGAAGAGtctatagaaatctgtgaatgtTTAACAGACATTGAGGCTGAGAGCCAGGAAGGGACTAGTGACCAGATCACCATGTTTGAGCCTTGTGAGAGCAGTGTCAGTGCTTTCAGAGAGCACACTGAACACAATGATGCACTAGCTAGTATGTTTATTGAGCTCCTGGCAGATGAAAACAACATGCAAGACAATAAAGACCCAGACATCATCACAGGTGAGAATAAAACCTTTGAGAAACTTGAGTCAGGAAATCCATCACAGCAAAATCCGAAAGAAAGCGCAGCCCAGAGTCAGCAGCCATGTGATATTTCTCATACAGTCTCCCTTTTCACCAAAGCCTCTCAAGATGACTACAATTGTAGTACAGCCAGCAAGAAGTCAGAACAATCAGAAGAATCATTTGAATCTGGCTATCAGAGCTCCAGCATAAATTCTGCTTCTCTGGATGCAAGAGATCTTCAACGTATGGTTCATCAAAGCCTTTTTCCATGCAGTTCTGAAAGTCAGCATGACTCGTGTATCCTGATCCAGGAATCTCCAAATAAACCATCCTTTGGgaccaaaaaagacaaaataagcaACCCTGCACACCAGAGTTTTGATACCCTTGTGTCTCCATCCATGGGGCTGTGTAGCTCTGCATATAAGAGCTTTGACACCCTTATCTCTCCATCCATGGAGTCCTGTGGTTCTGCCTACAAGAGCTGTGACACCCTCATGTCTCCATCCGTGGAGCCCTGTGGTTCTGCCTACAAGAGCTGTGACACCCTTATGTCTCCGTCTGTGGAGCCCTGTGGTTCTGCATACAAGAGCTTTGATATTCTTGTGTCTGCGTTCAAGGAACCAAGTAGCTCTGTCTGTAAGAGCTTTGATACCCTTATGTCTCAGCCTATGGCTAACAGTAGCCTGATTCTCTGTTTTGGAGATGTGTGCTCCTCACCACCTTTGACAGAGTTTTCAGAGACACCAGAACCTAGCTGCAGAGATCAAATTTATCGACCCCCTAGCAGTCAGACATGTTACACCAACTATGGATCTCCCTGCACTGAGCTTGATTTTCAAAACACTTGTTCAGAACGTACTGATTTTCCATCTTTCTCCACACGTGCAAATGACAGTGCTTCAGCTTTCCTACCAGAGGAAGAAATACATAAGCAAATAACATATCAAAATGTTCAAAAGAAAGCCAATATTATTTCTTGCCCCATTGGACCTCGACCGTCTGGTTATCAACCTTTTGATAATGCAGTTAAATGTAATGGTACGTACTGTGACAATGACAGTGACGTTATCTCTAAGTCACTGTATGAACCCTTCATTCGTCTTTTGTACAACAATCTGAGAGAAACACCTCCAGATGCCATAATCTGTGAACCTGACCGGAGGACAGATGACCATGTATGTTTGATTGTCCAGGGTTTTGACTGCAGCATTGTCCCAGGTGAGAATGTCACACACACCAGTGATGGCAGCCTTTGGATCATCAACTCTAATGAGCTGTCTAGTGATAGCAAAGATGAAAATACCAGCAGAGACAAACAGCTGTTGCATTTGTTAGAGCTGAACTGTCAAGATtttaacagcagagaaaaaactaTAACGGGGACGAAACCTAACAGCTTTAACTATACTGGTAGAGGAATGCAAGAGAGCAGCAGTAACAGACTAAATACTGACTTTCACTGCCACACACACAACCACCTGAGGAAATTtggaaatacagaggaaaataaagagGTGATAAAGCATGCGGTAGGCAGGAGGTGTGGCTCAGCAGCTACCTTACCAGAAGAATCACTGGACAGCATTGGGCTAAACTTAGAGAGAAAAACTGCAGAGCCCCTGGAGCTCCTGGTCTTAGACAAGTTGTCACCTTCTCTTTTTGTGGATGATTCCCGTCCTTCTGGTTCTCACACCATTCATAGTGGGGGTTCCAGACTGGCaccttcagttaaaaaaagaccGGTGGAACTATTGAGGGAAAACAacaggaagaatgagaaaaaaatgaaacttgtaCAAGCCCTTGCACAGGAGGACAACTGCTACATGAAGGTAGCCTAG